A stretch of DNA from Alicyclobacillus acidocaldarius subsp. acidocaldarius Tc-4-1:
CGTGAACCGTGCGCACGATGACGATGACGAAACACAGCCACAAAATCCCGAGCTGCACCAGGCCAGCCACGGCGAAGAACGGATGACCGAGCAGGCGATGCAGCGCATAGGTACCGTTGGTGAAGCTGCCGATGGGGAAGACGTAGCTCCACCAGCCGAGGTGAAACGGCAGCCCGTCGCCCTTCGGCGTCAGGTGCAAAAATGTGTAGAGCGCCGAGAGGAGGATCCACCAGACGCCCACGCCCCACATCGCGATGGCGAAGACAGCGCCGAGATCGCGCAGACCGCCTGTATAAGGGCCAAAGACGTGCGGCGCATTCAGCGGGATGCCGCAGAAGGTGCCCATGGCCATCCCAATGGGGCCAATCTCAATCCACAAGGTCGGCGCCTCCTGGCCGCTCAGCCGCCTGTGAAAGACGAGGCGCGAGTAGACCAACGCGCTCGTCATGATGAACAGGAAGAACGTCATGCCGAACAGGGCGAGGATTCCCGCAGCCATGGAGAACTGCGCGCCAGGTCCCCCCGCGTACGGAATGAGGTTGGTGCCGGTGGCCGCCGCCACGATGGGCGGAACGAGCGGAATCAGCCAGGACGCCACGGTTTCGTCTCGCTCCACCTTGTGCTCGGTGAAGAGCAGATACGGCACAACGATGACCGAGAACAGCGACGCGCCCACCCCGGCGAGCCATATCCCAAAGCTCAGCTCGATGGCCGTGTGCTTCGGCATCAAGTGCGTGCCGATGAGAAAGTAATCGTTGCCGACGACGTTGATGCCCATCGCGAACGCGCCGTAAAACAGCGCCCGACCCGGATGCCGGAAGTCGTCGATGGCGGCGTCGGGCGTGAGCAGCCAGCGCAGCATCCACATCACAAAGGCGAAGACGAAGACCACGTTGACGCAAATGAACAAGATCTCCCCCACCGCGTGCTGGAACGGCAGGTGGATGGGCGACGTGTAGGTGAGCGCCGCGACAATGCCGATGCCCATGACGGTCGTGAACCAGTTGACGCCGAACTGTCGGATGATGTGCATTCCGTCACCTCCCACTCATGTCAACTTCCATGGTATGAGGTGACTTCCATTAGGGGAAATACATCTTTTTGATGTAGACTATAAGCATGACTTATCTTCATGGAGCGTGGAACGTGTGGATCTGCAGTTGCGAGTGTTTGTCACGGTCGTGGAGGAGAACAGCTTCACCCGCGCGGCCGAGAAATTGCACATCAGCCAGCCTGCAATCAGCCAGCACGTTCAGACGCTGGAACAGCGCCTCGGCGTGCGCCTCATCGATCGCGGCCGCAGGCGGTTGCAGGTGAATCCCGCCGGAAGGATTGTGTACGAGCACGCCAAGGAAATCCTTGCGTTGTACCGCCGCATGGAGCGGCTCATCGCGGATATGCAGGAGATGCCGGCCGGGCCCGTGCACGTGGGGGCCAGCCTGACCTACGGGGAATACGTGCTGCCGCACGTCATCGCCAGATTCCGACAGGCATACCCCGCCGTTCAGCCGTCCGTGTCCATTGCCAACACGCAGACCATTGCCCACGCCGTGGCCGTACGCCAGCTCGACATCGGCATCGTCGAAGGCCGGGACGTGGTGGAGGACGAAGTCGTGCTTACGCCATTCGCGGAGGACGAGATGCTGGTGGTGGCAAGCCCCACATCGCCCTGGTATGCCGAAAGGCCGGATCGATCTCTGTTGGAGCGCGCCACCTGGTTCATTCGCGAGCCGGGGTCCGGCACGCGGGAGATGACGGATCGCCTGTTTGCCCAGTTGGGCATTCAACCACGCGATCTCGTCGAATACACGAGCAGTCAGGTCATCAAGGAGTCGGTGGCTGCGGGGCTTGGCCTCGCGTGCCTCTCCCGCTGGGTGGTGGCGCGGGAACTCACTTGGGGGATGCTGCGCGCGCTTCCCATCCCGTGCGCGCCCGTGAAGCGGACATTTTCCATCGTGACGCCGAAATCGGCGTTCGAGACGAAGGCGTCGAAGCTGCTCTACCACTTTCTCCTAGAACACGGATCGCCGGAGAACCCGAGCCTCGTTGGACGGTGAAGAGGCTCTGGTGCGTCTTGGCGCGGCGACCCGCGCGGACGCGAAGCCGGTTTTTGGGTTCGCGCACGCCTCTGGATCTTCCCCTCATTTGTGATAGGGCTCGCCGCGCAGGATCCGAATGCCACGATACAGTTGCTCCAGGAGAACCACACGCGCCAGCGCGTGCGGCAGGGTGATGGGACCAAAACTCCAGCGCAACGCCGCGCGCCGCTTGATCCTCGGGTGCAAGCCGCGCGATCCGCCTACGACGAACACCAGCCGCCCGTACCCGGCGGCGCACAGCCTGTCGTACCGCTCGCTCCAAGCCTCCGAGGACAGCACCTCGCCGTCGATGTCGAGCGCGATGACGCCGTCTCTTGGGCGGAGCCATCGCTCGATGCGATCCGCCTCGCGCGACAGGAGCGCCTCCACCTCTCCGGGCGACATCTCGTCGCGATCCGGCTCATCGGGCACTTCCATCATCTCCAGATCCACGTACGCGGAAAGGCGCTTCTCGTATTCGCGAAGCGCCTCCAACCAGAACTTTTCTCGAATTTTGCCCACCGCTACGACAGCCACGCGCAAATCCATCCCCTCCTTGCGGAGACGCGAAGCCGTCCGCCGGTGCCCGCCATCCCTCACCGGACGAAGTCGAGGGCCGGTGCGGTGGTAAGCTTCGTCCCCATCTGGCCAATTCTCACGTTGAGCGCGAGCAGCTTGTCGCCGCGATATACGCGCACCGCCGCCACGTCGCCTGGGCGCGTCTGAAACAACGCTGTCCTGAGTTCCGCCATCGTGCGGACCGTCTGCCCGTTGAACGAGACTATGACGTCCCCCGGCCTAAGCCCAGCCGCGCGCGCCTCCGGCGAGGACACGCGCTTCACCCACACCCCATAGTCCACCGGCACGTCGGGCCACATCTGCTGAGGGAGCGATGCGAGCGAGTAGCCCTCCACGCCGAGCGCCGGATGCACAGCGTGCCCCTTCTCCATCAACTGCTTCGCGACGACCTTCACCTCGTTCGACGGGATGGCGAATCCCATGCCCTCGAAATTCTGCGCCACAATTTTGCAGCTGTTGATACCGATGACCTCGCCTCGGATGTTGAGCAACGGACCCCCGCTGTTGCCCGGGTTGATGGCCGCGTCCGTTTGAATCACCGTCTGATAATCGAGCGTCTGTCCTGTCGCCTCATCCTGGACAGGCATCAGGCGGGACTTCGCGCTCACAATCCCGCTCGTGACCGTGTCGGCGAAGTCCAGGCCGAGCGGCGTGCCGATGGCGATGGCCGGTTCTCCCGCTTCAATACGGCTCGAATCCGCAAAGGTGACGGGGTCAACGCCGCGAAACACCGACGCCGGCACGCGGAGCACAGCCAGATCCGTGTACGGATCCGTCCCCACCACGTCTGCATCGTGGTGTTTGCCCGGATCCACCACGATATCCACCTTCGCGGCGCCTTCGACCACATGGTTGTTCGTCACGACGTACGCATACCGATGATCCTTGTAGAACATCACACCTGTGCCGATACCCGTGGCCTGCAACTTCGAAGTCTGAGAGAAGAAGTTCGAAACCAGCTGATAGTTCTCCACGCCGACGACGTCGGGCTCGACCCGTTTGACCGCCTGCGTAACGCCGGTGGATAGGTGGACGACGCCCCCCGGATCCGCCGTCAAATCCGACGCCCGCACCGCATGCGGCCAAGGCAGCGGCGCCGAGACGGCCGCCGACCCGAGCCGCGATGCCGCCAGCCCTGCGGCCACTCCCAAGCCGCTCGACGCAATCGCCACGGCCGCCATGAACCACGCGTGCTTCCGACGATATTCGCGCATTCCCCTCACACCTCATCCCCCTCGCGCGTACGAATCGACACGATGTGCTGAGGGTAGTGTGAGCGGGACAGTTTGGCATCATACGGTTGCCCGGGAAATTTTCATCGCTGCACAAGGTGCCTGGCGGCTCGTGCGGTGAAGATGAAGTCGATCTGCCAGCTCGGGCCTCGCGTCGAGTACAATCTGTTCGACCGTCAATTCCGCAAGTTCCGGCAGATTGTTCTCCCCACTCAGGTGCGCGAGATACACGTGTGCCGGTTCGTCGCTCAGAATGTCGATTAGCGCATACGCCGCGTCGACATTCGACAGATGCCCCTTGTCGCCGAGAATGCGCCGCTTGAGGTGCCACGGATAGGGGCCCGCGCGGAGCATCTCTGTATCGTGATTCGTCTCGAACACGTACACGTCGCAGCCCCGGAGCAGCTCTCGCTGTCGATCGCTGACGTACCCGAGGTCCGTGACCACGGCGAGGCTGCCTTCCGCCGTGTCGAAGCGAAACGCCACCGGCTCCTCGGCGTCGTGCGACACTGCAAACGGCGTGATACGCACCTCGCCCACCTGAAACGCTTCTCCTGCGCGAATATGTATGACGCGATCCGGCTCGTCCAGCCGAGCCTTGGCCGGCAGGCCGGCGTATGTACCCTCGGTCATGTACAGCGGAGCTTGGCATTTTTTCGCGAGTTGTACCAGGCCCTTGACGTGATCGTCGTGCTCGTGCGTAACGAGGACCGCCGTGAGGTCGCTCAACGCTCGCTCGCACTGGGCGCGCAGGCGCGTCTCGAGTTGCCTGCCGCTGAGCCCAGCGTCGAGCAGGATGCGCGTATCTCCCGACTCCAAATACAGGCTGTTTCCGTTGCTGCCGCTCGCCAGGACGCAGAAGTACACGCGCCCACCTCCTCTTGCCCACGCCCCGCCGGCGCGCCGCCGTGCGGACTCAGTATGCATTCTGCATCTCCACCTCGCCCGTGAACGCGTTGACGAAATAGACGCCTGCCGTCGTCACAATTCGCCAGACCGGGAACCAGTAACTGTGCAAGATGGCCTGGCTGCCCGAAGCGACTTGAATTTTGCGGGCGTAGCCGAGATCGACTTTCACCACGCTGTTGACTTGGCCGGTTCCGGTCTTGTCCACGGCCTCGGCGAAGCTATCCAGAGCGTCCAGCGCGCTGATCACCGGCTTGGGAGAGCTATTCGGCTGAACGTGGTCGATATACGTCTGAGTATAGCCGATCAACTGACCTTTTTCCTGCACGGTGATCACGTCCGCATCAAACACGGGATACCCGTTCACGACCTCAAAGTACACGCCGTGAACCGGATCCGATGTGACGGGATCCGGCGCGTAATCCGCACCTCGGAACACGTAGGCCAGGGCCCCACGGTTCGGCGACAACTGCTGCGGGGGTTGGTACTGAACCGCCCAGGTGCCCTGGCCGGTGACGGTGATCTGGCCTTCGCTTGTCGTGAGTGTTCCTCCTGCGATTTGAGCCTTGCCCTTTGCGCCGGGAAATGCCGCCTGCTCCAGCGACGACCAGCGCGGGTTGGCGAAATCCGCCTGGAAGGTGACAAGGCTTGGTTGCCCGGACGGGACGGACGTGGCCAGGCTGAATCCCTGGTTGGCTAAAAGTGTCTTTGTGTTCGCCAGGGCATCAGCGGGCGACTCGGCGTAGCCGCTCGCCAATTGGCGAGACTCGTACAACAGCCATCCCAGGATGACGTCGAGCAGCGCAAACAGCGCGATGAGCCACGATTTTGCGACTTCCCAGTTCACGACATTCCCCCCGCAATCAGTTGGCCCGTCGCCGCGTTCACGACCCAAACGCCGCCGCTCGCGTTCGTCACGTAGTCGACCGGGAGCAGACGGATCTGTCCGGGCTTCGTCCCTTCCATGGACGGCCAGTAGCCGGGTTCCACGTGAAACGTCGAGAGCGAGACGGTCTTCGCCCCTGTCACCTTGGCCAACGCCTTGGCTAAGGCGTCCTCGCCTAGGACGGACACCGAAGTGGCTTGCACCGGTTTCGTCAACTCCCAGAGCGGGCGATCGAACTCCATGACATGTCCGTTATCCATTTGGAAGTTGTAGTCTGCGGCATTCGAGAGAAGGGGGTATCCGTCGACATACTGCGCAAACGAGAAACTCGGACCGTTCAGGTTGACCGTCAACATCCCGACGAGGTCGAAGCCGATGAGATCCATCGGCCCTCCGCCGTGCGCATGCAGGAAGTCGATGGCGGCGATGTAGTCGTCGGTATGGGCGGGCGCGGTGCTCGCGTTCGGGTCTTCGTATTGTAGTGAGAGCGCGGCGCGATCGACCTGAACAGCGCGACTTCCGTCCGTCCAGATGGTGACGGCCTTGCTCTCCTGAATCCGGGTAAGAGCCTGCGGATTGACGAAGAACGACTGCACGAGCGGCATGATAGAGGGTTCCGTGAACGCGTAAACGTAGCTCGTCATGCGCCCGTGGATGGGCACAAAGCTCTCGCCTTCAAAATCGCTCCACGCAGCATACGGCGCGGCGGCAACATCCTGCTGCGCCTGGCGCATCAAGGCGGATGCGGGAAGCAAAGCCGTCGCCTCGATGAACTCCGGCTTGCCGGCTGCATTCATCCCCTCGTACACCACTGTGCACGTCGATCCGGGCCCGGCATTCAGCGCAATGGCGCGGCAGTTGATGCCGCCGACGGACGTGGCGAGATCGCCGAGCCAACTCCTTCCGACGGCCGGATCGAGCGGAATGCCGAATTGAAAGACCACGCTCACCTGAGCTCCCGGTGGCATGGCGGCGATGGGCTGTGGGCGCTCGGCCTTGAGTCCCATCAGGAGACCGGTCCACGCTTTGTACGCGGCGCTCCCGGGCCGGGCGACGGTGTAATCCTCTCCCGCGCGCACGTCGATTTCGTAGGGCTGCACGGTGGAGGGGAGCGAGGGCGAGGTGGAATACGGAATGGTCTGGGTCTGCGTCAGCCCAATTTCGGCGCCGCCCTGGAGGTTGCCCGACCAGAGCGCGTAACTCAGCACGACGCTGCCCGCGACGAGCAGCGCGAGGATCACCGTCTTCGCCGTGCGCCACCAGGCCCTCATGCTGCATCCTCCTCGGCGCGGCGCAGCGTCACGTACACGGTCGTGCCACGCTGCGGTTCGCTCTCCATTCGGATGTCGCCGCCCATGCGCTCCACCATCTCGCGCGCCAGGGCCAGTCCGAGCCCCGTGCCACCGCCGCGGCGGCTTCGCCCCTTTTCGACCCGGTAGAACCGCTCAAACACGTGCGGCAGGTCTTCGGGCGGAATGCCAATGCCCGTGTCGGCAATGATGAAGGTCACGTGTTCCGCGGCCACATCCGCGCGCACGTCGATCCGCCCGCCCGGCGGCGTGTATTTGAGCGCGTTCGACAGGACGTTGTCCAGCACGCGGTTGACCATGTCTTCATCTCCATACACGCACACGCCGCGGCGCTGCGGCAGGTGGACGCGCAGAGACAGCTCCTGCTTCGCCGCCTGGAGCTGAAACCGCTCCACCACGCCCTCGAGCAGGCCGTGCACCGGAATGGCCCTCATCTCAACGCTCCGCGGGCCGCCCCGGTCCAGCCCCGACAACAGAAGCAGGTCCCGTGTCAGCCGCACCATGCGATCCGTCTCGCGCGCGATGACCTCAAGGAACTCGCGCTTCGTCTCTGCCTCGTCGTCGCCGAGATCGCGCATCACCTCAAGGTACGACTTCACCGTGGTGAGCGGCGTGCGCAGCTCGTGCGACACGTTGCTGACGAAGTCCCGCCGCGCCTGATCCAGCTTCTCCTGCTCCGTAACGTCCCGGACGACCGCGACGTAGCCATCCACCTGGCCTCGCCGCTGCACGCTCGTCAGGATGACGTGAAAGATGGTGTTGCCAATCACGCGCACCTCGCGCACCCCCGTGGCCACGTCCCCCTGCATCAACCGGTCCAATTCGAGCTGACGGATGGCCTCCTCTTCGCCGCCCGCGGCCTGGCTCAACATCTGCCTCGCCGCGCGGTTCATCATGAGTACCTGCCCGGACGAATCGAGCACGATCACGCCCTCGCCCATCGAGGTGATGACGGCTCGCAGCCGCTCCTGCTCCAAGCGGTTGGCCGCGATGGCCTCCTCGAGTTCGTCCGCGAGATGGTTGATGGACGCGACGAGATCGCCAATTTCGTCGTTGCTCATGGCCTCGAGGCGCTGCGAGAAATCTCCCCGCGCCATCACCTCCGCCTGGCGCGTCACCTCCATCACGGGGCGCGTCAGGGCGCGCGCGACGATGGCGCCGAGGATCATGACGATGGCCAGGACGGCGATGGAACCGGTGTAGAAGATGGTCGTGGCTTGGTGGATGGTCTCGTACGTGGACTGGATGGACAGGACGTATTCGAGCACGCCGAGATACGTCCCGTGCAGCGTCACGGGGACGGCCACGGCGAGCAGGTGGCTCTTCGAGAGGGGATCGTAGCGAACGGACTGCGCAAACGTGTGGTGAAGCAGCGCCTGCGTCGCGACAGAGTCAATCCGCTTCTGCCCCACGAGCGCCCCGCCGGCGGTGGTGTACATCACGTAGCCGCTTTGGTTGAGCACGTACACGGTGCCGTTCAGGAACTGGGGCACTGACTGCAACACATTCGACACGGCACTGTTCGACACGCGCGCGCCAGGCGCGAGCTCCGGCGCGATGAGCGTGGCCATCAACTGGGCCTGCGTGCGCGCGGTCTGCGCCTGATTGCGCACGAGCGAGGACGTCAGCGCCTGGACGAAGTACGCGCCGATGAGCTCCACCGCGAACAGGATGAGCAGGGTGTAAACCATGACGAGCTTCACGCGCAGGCTTCGGAACCGCATCACTCATTCCTCACATAGTACCCGACGCCTCGGCGCGTCAGCACGTAACGCGGCTGGCTCGGATCGGGTTCCAGCTTTTCCCTCAACCGGCGGATGGTCACGTCCACCGCGCGGGTGTCGCCCACGTAATCGGTGCCCCAGACCTGGTCCACCAGCTGATCGCGCGTGAAGACGCGGCCCGGATGCGCGGCGAGCACAGCGAGCACCTGAAACTCTCGGTGTGTGAGCGGAATCGGCTGTCCTCCCTTGGTTACGGTGTATTCGGCGAGGTCAATCACCAGATCCTGCACCACGTACCGCTCGTTCTCCCTGTGTTCCCGCAGGACGTCCGAGGCACGCCGAAGGTTGGCCTTCACGCGCGCCACAAGCTCGCGCGTGCTGAACGGCTTCGTGACGTAGTCGTCCGCCCCAAGTTCAAGCCCGAGCACTTTGTCCACCTCGTCGTCTTTCGCCGTCAGGATGATCACAGGGACGCCCGAGGCCTGACGGATCGCCCGCAGCACATCGAAGCCATCCACCTCCGGCAACATCACGTCGAGCAGGATCAGGTCCGGCTGGAGGGCGCGCCAGCGCTCTAGGGCCTCCGCCCCGTCGTACGCGCAGGAGACGCGGTATCCCTCTCGCTCCAGCGCAAAGCGGAGGATGTTTGCGATGGGCTCCTCGTCTTCGACCACCAGGATGTGCGCAGGCATGCGATTCCCTCCTTTCAGGACGATCTCGCCCAGACGATGCGCGGGTGGGAGAGGACCGTCGCGTAGAATCCCATGTTCTGCAGGAGAACGTCGTACGGATTCGACACGGTCAGAGAGTCGAGATCCGGCTCATAGGCGCCCACATCAATCACAGGCGGGCCAAACCACCAGCTCTTCACGGTGATGTACGCCGTCACGCGCGGCGGGAGGTACGCGGCCGCATAATCCGGGATGTCGTACACATAGGCGAATCGCGCCCAGAACACCAACATCAGCGCGACGGCCAATGCGGCGAGCGCCCGCGCCCAAAACCGCAGGCTGCGGATGGCCCGCCATGCCCGCACGCGCCGCATCCGCCGTCTTC
This window harbors:
- a CDS encoding TDT family transporter, whose product is MHIIRQFGVNWFTTVMGIGIVAALTYTSPIHLPFQHAVGEILFICVNVVFVFAFVMWMLRWLLTPDAAIDDFRHPGRALFYGAFAMGINVVGNDYFLIGTHLMPKHTAIELSFGIWLAGVGASLFSVIVVPYLLFTEHKVERDETVASWLIPLVPPIVAAATGTNLIPYAGGPGAQFSMAAGILALFGMTFFLFIMTSALVYSRLVFHRRLSGQEAPTLWIEIGPIGMAMGTFCGIPLNAPHVFGPYTGGLRDLGAVFAIAMWGVGVWWILLSALYTFLHLTPKGDGLPFHLGWWSYVFPIGSFTNGTYALHRLLGHPFFAVAGLVQLGILWLCFVIVIVRTVHGVVAGHLIQWRQDHAHRHELKARRV
- a CDS encoding LysR family transcriptional regulator, giving the protein MDLQLRVFVTVVEENSFTRAAEKLHISQPAISQHVQTLEQRLGVRLIDRGRRRLQVNPAGRIVYEHAKEILALYRRMERLIADMQEMPAGPVHVGASLTYGEYVLPHVIARFRQAYPAVQPSVSIANTQTIAHAVAVRQLDIGIVEGRDVVEDEVVLTPFAEDEMLVVASPTSPWYAERPDRSLLERATWFIREPGSGTREMTDRLFAQLGIQPRDLVEYTSSQVIKESVAAGLGLACLSRWVVARELTWGMLRALPIPCAPVKRTFSIVTPKSAFETKASKLLYHFLLEHGSPENPSLVGR
- the rlmH gene encoding 23S rRNA (pseudouridine(1915)-N(3))-methyltransferase RlmH, whose translation is MDLRVAVVAVGKIREKFWLEALREYEKRLSAYVDLEMMEVPDEPDRDEMSPGEVEALLSREADRIERWLRPRDGVIALDIDGEVLSSEAWSERYDRLCAAGYGRLVFVVGGSRGLHPRIKRRAALRWSFGPITLPHALARVVLLEQLYRGIRILRGEPYHK
- a CDS encoding S1C family serine protease — its product is MREYRRKHAWFMAAVAIASSGLGVAAGLAASRLGSAAVSAPLPWPHAVRASDLTADPGGVVHLSTGVTQAVKRVEPDVVGVENYQLVSNFFSQTSKLQATGIGTGVMFYKDHRYAYVVTNNHVVEGAAKVDIVVDPGKHHDADVVGTDPYTDLAVLRVPASVFRGVDPVTFADSSRIEAGEPAIAIGTPLGLDFADTVTSGIVSAKSRLMPVQDEATGQTLDYQTVIQTDAAINPGNSGGPLLNIRGEVIGINSCKIVAQNFEGMGFAIPSNEVKVVAKQLMEKGHAVHPALGVEGYSLASLPQQMWPDVPVDYGVWVKRVSSPEARAAGLRPGDVIVSFNGQTVRTMAELRTALFQTRPGDVAAVRVYRGDKLLALNVRIGQMGTKLTTAPALDFVR
- a CDS encoding MBL fold metallo-hydrolase; the encoded protein is MYFCVLASGSNGNSLYLESGDTRILLDAGLSGRQLETRLRAQCERALSDLTAVLVTHEHDDHVKGLVQLAKKCQAPLYMTEGTYAGLPAKARLDEPDRVIHIRAGEAFQVGEVRITPFAVSHDAEEPVAFRFDTAEGSLAVVTDLGYVSDRQRELLRGCDVYVFETNHDTEMLRAGPYPWHLKRRILGDKGHLSNVDAAYALIDILSDEPAHVYLAHLSGENNLPELAELTVEQIVLDARPELADRLHLHRTSRQAPCAAMKISRATV
- a CDS encoding two-component system regulatory protein YycI, giving the protein MNWEVAKSWLIALFALLDVILGWLLYESRQLASGYAESPADALANTKTLLANQGFSLATSVPSGQPSLVTFQADFANPRWSSLEQAAFPGAKGKAQIAGGTLTTSEGQITVTGQGTWAVQYQPPQQLSPNRGALAYVFRGADYAPDPVTSDPVHGVYFEVVNGYPVFDADVITVQEKGQLIGYTQTYIDHVQPNSSPKPVISALDALDSFAEAVDKTGTGQVNSVVKVDLGYARKIQVASGSQAILHSYWFPVWRIVTTAGVYFVNAFTGEVEMQNAY
- a CDS encoding YycH family regulatory protein yields the protein MRAWWRTAKTVILALLVAGSVVLSYALWSGNLQGGAEIGLTQTQTIPYSTSPSLPSTVQPYEIDVRAGEDYTVARPGSAAYKAWTGLLMGLKAERPQPIAAMPPGAQVSVVFQFGIPLDPAVGRSWLGDLATSVGGINCRAIALNAGPGSTCTVVYEGMNAAGKPEFIEATALLPASALMRQAQQDVAAAPYAAWSDFEGESFVPIHGRMTSYVYAFTEPSIMPLVQSFFVNPQALTRIQESKAVTIWTDGSRAVQVDRAALSLQYEDPNASTAPAHTDDYIAAIDFLHAHGGGPMDLIGFDLVGMLTVNLNGPSFSFAQYVDGYPLLSNAADYNFQMDNGHVMEFDRPLWELTKPVQATSVSVLGEDALAKALAKVTGAKTVSLSTFHVEPGYWPSMEGTKPGQIRLLPVDYVTNASGGVWVVNAATGQLIAGGMS
- a CDS encoding ATP-binding protein, which encodes MRFRSLRVKLVMVYTLLILFAVELIGAYFVQALTSSLVRNQAQTARTQAQLMATLIAPELAPGARVSNSAVSNVLQSVPQFLNGTVYVLNQSGYVMYTTAGGALVGQKRIDSVATQALLHHTFAQSVRYDPLSKSHLLAVAVPVTLHGTYLGVLEYVLSIQSTYETIHQATTIFYTGSIAVLAIVMILGAIVARALTRPVMEVTRQAEVMARGDFSQRLEAMSNDEIGDLVASINHLADELEEAIAANRLEQERLRAVITSMGEGVIVLDSSGQVLMMNRAARQMLSQAAGGEEEAIRQLELDRLMQGDVATGVREVRVIGNTIFHVILTSVQRRGQVDGYVAVVRDVTEQEKLDQARRDFVSNVSHELRTPLTTVKSYLEVMRDLGDDEAETKREFLEVIARETDRMVRLTRDLLLLSGLDRGGPRSVEMRAIPVHGLLEGVVERFQLQAAKQELSLRVHLPQRRGVCVYGDEDMVNRVLDNVLSNALKYTPPGGRIDVRADVAAEHVTFIIADTGIGIPPEDLPHVFERFYRVEKGRSRRGGGTGLGLALAREMVERMGGDIRMESEPQRGTTVYVTLRRAEEDAA
- a CDS encoding response regulator yields the protein MPAHILVVEDEEPIANILRFALEREGYRVSCAYDGAEALERWRALQPDLILLDVMLPEVDGFDVLRAIRQASGVPVIILTAKDDEVDKVLGLELGADDYVTKPFSTRELVARVKANLRRASDVLREHRENERYVVQDLVIDLAEYTVTKGGQPIPLTHREFQVLAVLAAHPGRVFTRDQLVDQVWGTDYVGDTRAVDVTIRRLREKLEPDPSQPRYVLTRRGVGYYVRNE